One region of Macadamia integrifolia cultivar HAES 741 chromosome 11, SCU_Mint_v3, whole genome shotgun sequence genomic DNA includes:
- the LOC122092715 gene encoding MMS19 nucleotide excision repair protein homolog: MAKPSSLIQHVEAFVDVSRPPNQQIVSVDAVASLLKNDLVTIETLVREMEMYLTTTDNVIRARGILLIGEVLTRLTENPLDNATIHSLIRFFTERLVSRLSFCP; encoded by the exons ATGGCGAAACCGAGCTCTTTAATTCAGCATGTTGAAGCCTTCGTTGATGTCTCTCGTCCTCCGAATCAACAG ATTGTAAGTGTAGATGCTGTCGCTTCACTTTTGAAGAATGATCTCGTAACTATAGAAACACTA GTCAGGGAAATGGAAATGTATTTGACAACTACAGATAACGTCATTCGTGCTAGAg GTATCCTCCTTATAGGAGAAGTGCTTACACGTCTTACAGAAAATCCACTAGACAATGCTACTATACATAGCTTGATAAGGTTCTTCACAGAAAGGCTGGTGAGTCGGCTGTCATTTTGTCCATAG